One genomic segment of Acidaminococcales bacterium includes these proteins:
- a CDS encoding 3-oxoacid CoA-transferase subunit B, whose amino-acid sequence MPGVGGMKMLSDPVKARIAQRVAQELPDKAVVNLGVGIPTLVTGYVPKDKTIFVQSENGLLGVGPLADKKEADVDLIDASRNKVTLINGGSIFDSAASFAMIRGGHLDVAIIGALEVSERGDLANWSVPSKGVYGVGGAMDLVCGCKKVIVAIQHVGKDGKSKILRECTLPLTAVGVVDTVVTEFAVFKFIGKKMYLTEHTSDIGVEKLRTITEGQFVVSGDMKIRKI is encoded by the coding sequence ATGCCAGGCGTAGGCGGCATGAAAATGTTAAGTGATCCGGTTAAGGCGCGCATAGCCCAAAGGGTCGCGCAGGAGCTGCCGGATAAGGCGGTAGTAAATCTCGGCGTGGGAATACCAACGCTTGTTACAGGATATGTGCCGAAAGACAAGACTATTTTTGTGCAATCGGAAAACGGGTTGCTGGGCGTGGGGCCGCTGGCGGATAAAAAAGAAGCCGATGTTGACCTCATTGACGCCAGCCGCAACAAAGTTACCTTAATCAACGGAGGCAGCATTTTTGACAGCGCCGCTTCTTTCGCCATGATCCGCGGCGGGCATCTGGACGTTGCCATCATAGGGGCGTTGGAGGTGAGCGAGAGAGGCGACTTGGCCAATTGGAGCGTTCCCTCCAAGGGAGTGTACGGAGTAGGCGGCGCCATGGATCTGGTATGTGGCTGCAAGAAAGTGATCGTGGCCATCCAGCATGTGGGCAAAGATGGCAAAAGCAAGATATTGCGGGAATGTACGCTGCCTTTGACGGCTGTAGGCGTCGTTGATACTGTGGTGACAGAATTTGCCGTCTTTAAATTTATAGGAAAAAAAATGTACCTTACGGAACATACGTCCGATATTGGCGTGGAAAAGCTGCGAACAATTACTGAAGGGCAGTTTGTTGTTTCCGGCGACATGAAGATAAGAAAAATTTAA